The following proteins are encoded in a genomic region of Microbacterium sp. NC79:
- a CDS encoding fasciclin domain-containing protein, which produces MFSITKKTTAAFVLTVAGAFALAGCTMGASDNAMESSAPEPTESMASTPMETGDAAMDPAANLVGPGCASYAETVPSGAGSIQGMSQDPVAVAASNNPLLTTLVAAVSGQLNPDVNLVDTLNSSEFTVFAPVDEAFAKIDAATIDALKTDSDLLTSILTYHVVPGQIEPADIAGMHTTVQGADLEVTGSGDSWMVNDAMVICGGVQTANATVYLIDSVLMPPTE; this is translated from the coding sequence ATGTTCAGCATCACAAAGAAGACCACCGCAGCTTTCGTTTTGACGGTTGCGGGGGCTTTTGCACTCGCCGGATGCACCATGGGCGCGTCTGACAACGCAATGGAGTCATCAGCACCGGAACCAACGGAATCCATGGCATCGACGCCGATGGAGACCGGTGACGCAGCGATGGATCCGGCGGCGAACCTGGTGGGGCCCGGTTGCGCGTCGTACGCTGAGACGGTTCCGTCCGGAGCCGGATCTATTCAGGGAATGTCGCAAGACCCGGTTGCCGTCGCGGCATCCAATAACCCGCTCCTGACGACGCTCGTCGCGGCTGTCAGTGGGCAGCTCAACCCCGATGTCAATCTGGTCGACACATTGAACTCGTCTGAGTTCACGGTCTTTGCCCCCGTCGACGAAGCATTCGCAAAGATCGACGCGGCAACGATTGACGCACTCAAGACCGATTCTGATCTGCTGACTTCGATCCTCACGTACCACGTGGTTCCGGGGCAGATCGAGCCGGCCGACATTGCGGGCATGCACACCACCGTGCAGGGCGCTGATCTTGAAGTCACCGGATCGGGCGATAGCTGGATGGTCAATGACGCGATGGTGATCTGCGGCGGCGTGCAGACGGCAAATGCCACCGTCTATCTCATCGACTCAGTACTGATGCCGCCGACCGAGTAA
- the pstA gene encoding phosphate ABC transporter permease PstA — protein sequence MSITVSPSPASETPEGAHQPVSASPVRLTSGQLPRWTPWGLLGGTAVAMALVFLLLAQSVQDEFNIAGWAIVTALVYLTLITVISATVEGRRKATDRLVTGVVSSAFVLAMVPLVSVGITVVSNGVAGISAEFFSNSMRNVVGEGGGALHAIMGTLLITLAASIISIPIGIFTAIYLIEYGNNNRLARGITFLVDVMTGIPSIVAGLFAFALFALFFGPGVRMGIMGSIALAVLMIPVVVRSTEEMLRLVPNELREASYALGVPKWRTIAKVVLPTSIAGITTGVMLSISRVIGETAPLLITAGVATSMNYDLFDGRMMSLPVFVYNQYMNQGIPASAFVDRAWAGALTLIVIVMVLNLLARLIAKIFAPKMGR from the coding sequence ATGTCGATCACCGTTTCTCCCTCTCCCGCCTCTGAGACGCCCGAAGGCGCGCACCAGCCGGTGTCTGCCTCTCCTGTGCGTCTCACGAGCGGCCAGCTGCCCCGCTGGACGCCGTGGGGCCTGCTCGGCGGCACGGCCGTCGCGATGGCGCTGGTGTTTCTCCTGCTCGCGCAGAGCGTGCAAGACGAATTCAACATCGCCGGCTGGGCCATCGTCACCGCGCTGGTGTACCTGACGCTCATCACGGTCATCTCCGCGACCGTCGAAGGCCGCCGTAAGGCGACCGACCGCCTGGTGACCGGTGTCGTCAGCAGCGCGTTCGTGCTCGCCATGGTTCCGCTCGTCTCGGTCGGCATCACCGTCGTCAGCAATGGCGTCGCTGGTATCTCCGCCGAGTTCTTCTCCAACTCGATGCGCAACGTCGTCGGCGAAGGCGGCGGTGCGTTGCACGCCATCATGGGAACGCTGTTGATCACGCTCGCCGCGTCGATCATCTCGATCCCGATCGGCATCTTCACCGCGATTTACCTGATCGAATACGGCAACAACAACCGCCTCGCCCGCGGCATTACGTTCTTGGTTGACGTGATGACGGGTATTCCGTCGATCGTTGCCGGTCTGTTCGCATTCGCCCTATTCGCGCTGTTCTTCGGCCCGGGCGTGCGCATGGGCATCATGGGCTCGATCGCCCTCGCCGTGCTGATGATCCCGGTGGTCGTGCGCTCCACAGAAGAAATGCTCCGCCTGGTTCCGAACGAACTGCGCGAAGCCTCCTACGCGCTCGGCGTGCCGAAGTGGCGCACGATCGCGAAGGTGGTGCTGCCGACGTCGATCGCCGGAATCACGACGGGCGTCATGCTCTCCATCTCTCGTGTTATCGGTGAGACCGCGCCGCTGCTGATCACTGCTGGCGTTGCCACGAGCATGAACTACGACCTGTTCGACGGCCGCATGATGTCGCTTCCGGTGTTCGTGTACAACCAGTACATGAACCAGGGCATCCCTGCCTCCGCGTTCGTTGACCGCGCCTGGGCAGGCGCCCTGACGCTCATCGTCATCGTGATGGTGCTGAACCTCCTCGCACGCCTGATTGCCAAGATCTTCGCCCCCAAGATGGGCCGCTGA
- the pstB gene encoding phosphate ABC transporter ATP-binding protein PstB, with protein sequence MSKSIEVNDLNVYYSDFLAVEGVSMTIEPRSVTAFIGPSGCGKSTFLRTLNRMHEVIPGARVEGEVLLDGEDLYGAAVDPVLVRRQVGMVFQRPNPFPTMSIRENVLAGVKLNNRRMAKSDQDALVEKSLQGANLWNEVKDRLDKPGSGLSGGQQQRLCIARAIAVSPDVILMDEPCSALDPISTFAIEELINELKNEYTVVIVTHNMQQASRVSDKTAFFNIAGTGKPGKLIEFDDTTTIFTTPSVQATEDYVSGRFG encoded by the coding sequence GTGTCTAAGAGCATCGAAGTAAACGACCTGAACGTCTACTACAGCGACTTCCTCGCTGTCGAGGGCGTCTCCATGACGATCGAGCCGCGCAGCGTGACGGCATTCATCGGCCCGTCGGGCTGTGGCAAGTCCACGTTCCTGCGCACGCTCAACCGCATGCACGAAGTCATCCCCGGCGCGCGCGTCGAGGGTGAGGTGCTGCTCGACGGCGAAGACCTCTACGGTGCCGCCGTTGACCCGGTGCTCGTGCGCCGCCAGGTGGGCATGGTGTTCCAGCGCCCGAACCCGTTCCCCACGATGTCGATCCGTGAGAACGTGCTCGCCGGCGTGAAGCTCAACAACCGCCGCATGGCCAAGAGCGACCAGGACGCCCTCGTCGAAAAGTCGCTGCAGGGCGCCAACCTCTGGAACGAGGTCAAGGATCGCCTCGACAAGCCGGGCTCGGGCCTTTCGGGTGGCCAGCAGCAGCGTCTGTGCATCGCTCGCGCGATCGCCGTCTCCCCCGATGTGATCCTGATGGACGAGCCGTGCTCGGCCCTTGACCCGATCTCCACTTTCGCAATCGAAGAGCTCATCAACGAGCTGAAGAACGAGTACACGGTCGTGATCGTGACGCACAACATGCAGCAGGCATCGCGCGTCAGCGACAAGACCGCGTTCTTCAACATCGCAGGCACCGGCAAGCCAGGCAAGCTCATTGAATTCGATGACACCACAACGATCTTCACGACGCCATCTGTGCAGGCAACTGAAGACTACGTGTCGGGCCGATTCGGGTAG
- a CDS encoding DNA-directed RNA polymerase subunit beta: MSDAFHKPIKRPSSMFDVAFGSIDPAEHARVAHATASALLSRVRTEADPETVTKLVEFTAVHGIETIAELWSQSPARSLPGALWRIYLLQLMVHNDATMSALLYERGSAELSSADPVIAGAPTPAGPAELINLADTILRGVFDGDFASALERAASFCRVEAAGATHIADDYELTEPQRASELTTRALRLATYASDLSTTARLWRSGLLI, from the coding sequence GTGTCCGATGCATTTCACAAGCCCATCAAACGCCCAAGTTCCATGTTTGACGTCGCCTTCGGAAGCATCGACCCTGCCGAACACGCTCGTGTCGCCCACGCCACAGCCAGCGCCCTGCTGAGCCGTGTTCGCACGGAGGCTGACCCCGAGACCGTCACCAAACTCGTCGAGTTCACCGCTGTGCACGGCATTGAGACCATCGCCGAACTCTGGTCGCAATCACCCGCTCGATCATTGCCAGGCGCACTGTGGCGCATCTACCTCCTCCAGCTCATGGTCCACAACGACGCCACTATGTCTGCCCTCCTCTATGAGCGGGGTAGCGCAGAGCTGTCGTCCGCAGACCCCGTCATCGCTGGTGCACCGACGCCCGCAGGCCCTGCTGAACTCATCAATCTGGCCGATACAATCCTCCGCGGCGTTTTCGACGGTGACTTTGCCAGTGCACTCGAGCGCGCGGCTTCCTTCTGCCGCGTCGAGGCTGCAGGTGCCACACATATCGCCGATGACTACGAGCTGACCGAACCGCAGCGCGCGAGCGAACTCACCACGCGAGCGTTGCGCCTCGCCACGTATGCATCAGATTTGTCGACGACGGCCCGGTTGTGGCGTTCCGGCCTCCTGATCTGA
- the pstS gene encoding phosphate ABC transporter substrate-binding protein PstS, with protein sequence MKLTRIAQIGAISAIAALSLTACAANEGAPADSAAPTGSSAPDAPALSGEIAGSGASSQEVAVQTWTAGFQTANADVTVTYDPAGSGAGRESFAAGAVAFAGSDRAFKTEELEGTFAACADGSNIIELPTYISPIAIIFNLEGVDKLNLDAATTAKLFTGEIKNWNDPAIAALNPDAKLPDLAVNPVHRADKSGTTGNFTDYLAAAAPEAWTYDSVEEWPVQSGEAAQGTSGVVNSVKQGVGSIGYADASRAAEEGLSTVAIKVGDEFVEYSPEAAAAVVEKSPFAEGRTEGDLAIELDRTSSEAGVYPIVLVSYLIACQEYGADFAEQAPIVKSYLQYIASEEGQNAAAAAAGNAPITADLRTKINAAIDLIVTK encoded by the coding sequence GTGAAGCTCACCCGTATTGCCCAGATCGGCGCGATCAGCGCTATCGCTGCTCTCTCGCTGACGGCTTGCGCAGCGAACGAAGGCGCCCCCGCCGACTCCGCAGCGCCCACCGGCTCGAGCGCTCCTGACGCTCCCGCTCTCTCGGGCGAAATCGCAGGTTCCGGCGCTTCGTCACAGGAAGTTGCTGTTCAGACCTGGACCGCCGGCTTCCAGACCGCAAACGCTGACGTCACCGTCACCTACGACCCGGCAGGTTCCGGAGCTGGTCGCGAGTCGTTCGCCGCTGGCGCTGTCGCCTTCGCTGGCTCCGACCGCGCGTTCAAGACGGAAGAGCTGGAAGGCACGTTCGCTGCCTGCGCTGACGGTTCGAACATCATCGAACTGCCCACCTACATCTCGCCGATCGCCATCATCTTCAACCTCGAGGGTGTCGACAAGCTGAACCTTGACGCTGCCACCACGGCGAAGCTGTTCACCGGTGAAATCAAGAACTGGAACGACCCGGCCATCGCCGCGCTCAACCCGGACGCAAAGCTTCCCGACCTCGCCGTAAACCCCGTTCACCGTGCTGACAAGTCGGGTACCACGGGCAACTTCACCGACTACCTGGCAGCAGCTGCTCCCGAGGCATGGACCTACGACTCCGTCGAAGAGTGGCCCGTGCAGTCCGGTGAGGCCGCTCAGGGCACCTCGGGTGTTGTGAACTCGGTGAAGCAGGGCGTCGGATCGATCGGTTACGCCGACGCATCGCGCGCTGCAGAAGAGGGTCTGTCGACGGTTGCGATCAAGGTCGGCGACGAGTTCGTCGAGTACTCGCCGGAGGCAGCAGCTGCCGTCGTCGAGAAGTCGCCGTTCGCCGAAGGCCGCACCGAGGGCGACCTTGCGATCGAGCTCGACCGCACGTCGTCGGAAGCAGGCGTCTACCCGATCGTTCTGGTCAGCTACCTCATCGCGTGCCAGGAGTACGGCGCAGACTTCGCTGAGCAGGCTCCGATCGTGAAGTCGTACCTCCAGTACATCGCCAGCGAAGAAGGCCAGAACGCAGCCGCCGCTGCCGCCGGAAACGCTCCGATCACCGCCGACCTGCGCACGAAGATCAACGCAGCGATCGACCTGATCGTCACCAAGTAA
- the pstC gene encoding phosphate ABC transporter permease subunit PstC, whose protein sequence is MTSSTQTAPRARQTKPPVRVGDRVFSGTALFAGSMILVTLAAVTIFLVVQSLPGIAASNEEASLLKTNFWDYVWPLTFGTVWASFLAIIIAVPLSVSVALFISHYAPRKLAQALGYVVDLLAAVPSVVFGLWGIMVLAPSAQPIYSWLMTNMGWFPLFAGEAAVGRSIFTAAIVLAVMIVPIITAICREIFLQTPRLHEEAALALGATRWEMVKMAVFPFGRSGIVSASMLGLGRALGETMAVAMVLSATGVISFKLFTSQNPSTIPANIALTFPEAYGTNVNVLIATGLILFIVTFAVNALARWVVSRRKEFSGAN, encoded by the coding sequence ATGACCTCTTCCACCCAGACAGCACCGCGAGCGCGCCAGACCAAGCCGCCCGTACGTGTTGGCGACCGCGTGTTCTCCGGAACCGCCCTGTTCGCAGGCTCCATGATTCTGGTGACGCTCGCCGCCGTCACCATCTTCCTCGTCGTACAGTCCCTGCCAGGCATCGCGGCAAGCAACGAAGAAGCGTCGCTGCTGAAGACGAACTTCTGGGACTACGTGTGGCCGCTCACCTTCGGAACCGTGTGGGCGTCATTCCTCGCGATCATCATCGCGGTTCCGCTCTCCGTCTCAGTGGCGCTGTTCATCTCCCACTACGCACCGCGCAAGCTCGCGCAGGCTCTCGGCTACGTCGTTGACCTGCTCGCCGCGGTGCCATCTGTCGTCTTTGGTCTCTGGGGCATCATGGTTCTTGCCCCGTCAGCCCAACCGATCTACAGCTGGCTCATGACGAACATGGGCTGGTTTCCGCTTTTCGCCGGTGAAGCCGCCGTTGGCCGCTCCATCTTCACCGCAGCGATCGTGCTCGCCGTCATGATTGTTCCGATCATCACGGCGATTTGCCGCGAAATCTTCCTGCAGACCCCGCGCCTGCACGAAGAGGCAGCCCTTGCCCTCGGTGCCACCCGCTGGGAAATGGTCAAGATGGCGGTCTTCCCGTTTGGCCGCTCCGGCATCGTTTCGGCGTCCATGCTCGGCCTCGGCCGCGCGCTTGGTGAGACCATGGCCGTCGCCATGGTGCTGTCGGCGACCGGTGTGATCAGCTTCAAGCTCTTCACCAGCCAGAACCCCTCAACGATTCCGGCCAACATCGCCCTCACCTTCCCCGAGGCCTACGGCACAAACGTCAACGTTTTGATCGCCACCGGCCTCATCCTCTTCATCGTCACCTTCGCGGTCAACGCGCTCGCGCGCTGGGTTGTTAGCCGCCGCAAGGAATTCTCGGGAGCCAACTGA
- the sigK gene encoding ECF RNA polymerase sigma factor SigK: MLESMVIDGAEIDEEGPARDLVGELLVRVAAGDQGAFAELYDMLSARVFALVLKVVINRAQSEEVLQEVFLTVWQSAARFAPNKGQGRTWIFTIAHRRAVDRVRSSQSSSDRDIAAGLRDLGVDHDSVAEQVELSIEGQKVVRALSTLPDAQREAIVLAYYGGYSQSEIAALLRTPLGTIKTRMRDGLAKLRTTLGVML, translated from the coding sequence ATGCTGGAGTCAATGGTCATCGACGGCGCGGAGATTGACGAAGAAGGCCCGGCGAGGGATCTCGTCGGGGAACTTCTCGTGCGCGTCGCGGCCGGGGATCAAGGCGCGTTCGCCGAGCTCTACGACATGCTGTCTGCCCGCGTATTCGCTCTCGTCTTGAAGGTTGTCATCAATCGAGCACAGAGCGAAGAGGTGCTGCAGGAGGTCTTTTTGACCGTGTGGCAATCCGCTGCGCGGTTTGCTCCGAACAAAGGGCAAGGACGCACCTGGATCTTCACCATCGCCCACAGGCGAGCAGTTGACCGGGTGCGATCATCGCAGTCCAGTAGCGACCGCGATATCGCTGCTGGCTTGCGTGACCTGGGTGTCGATCACGACAGCGTCGCCGAGCAGGTTGAGCTCAGCATCGAAGGTCAGAAAGTCGTTCGCGCACTATCGACCCTGCCCGATGCGCAACGCGAAGCAATCGTTTTGGCATATTACGGCGGCTATTCTCAGAGCGAGATCGCGGCGTTGCTACGAACACCACTGGGAACGATAAAGACCCGTATGCGCGACGGCCTCGCCAAACTTCGAACCACCTTGGGGGTGATGTTATGA
- a CDS encoding isochorismatase family protein: MTRALFIVDVQNDFTEGGALGVDGGAAVAAAVSSYLAEHARDYDLIIASRDWHNADDDNGGHFAAEPDYVDTWPVHCVADTEGAAYHSALDVSAVTHHVKKGQGKPAYSLFEGQTDAGETAAALLNAHGVLSVDVVGIATDHCVRASVLDAIEHGVDVRVLTTMIAGVAPESSQRAIDEMGHAGAEIVTD; this comes from the coding sequence ATGACTCGCGCATTGTTTATCGTTGACGTTCAAAACGACTTCACCGAGGGCGGCGCTCTTGGTGTCGATGGTGGTGCGGCCGTTGCAGCGGCCGTATCGTCATACCTGGCCGAGCACGCACGCGACTACGACCTCATCATCGCGTCGCGAGACTGGCATAACGCTGATGACGACAACGGCGGACACTTTGCGGCGGAGCCCGACTACGTCGACACGTGGCCGGTGCACTGCGTCGCCGATACCGAGGGTGCCGCGTATCACTCAGCGCTCGACGTCTCAGCGGTCACGCACCATGTGAAAAAGGGGCAGGGGAAGCCGGCATACTCCCTGTTCGAAGGGCAGACCGATGCGGGAGAAACGGCTGCTGCGCTCCTCAACGCCCACGGCGTGCTCTCGGTCGATGTCGTCGGCATCGCCACTGACCACTGCGTTCGAGCATCGGTGCTTGACGCGATTGAACACGGCGTCGATGTGCGCGTGCTGACGACGATGATCGCCGGTGTCGCGCCGGAGAGCTCACAGCGAGCGATCGACGAAATGGGCCACGCGGGCGCCGAGATCGTCACGGACTAG
- a CDS encoding cytochrome c biogenesis protein DipZ, with protein MDQIIIGFLGGLITGISPCILPVLPVIFLTAGAQSAKFEGQDDAIPAGRSRPYFVILGLMLSFTLVTLVGSLLLGALGLPADIIRWAGIIVLILIGVGLLVPQVERLLEKPFGWIPSKNVKNRGNGFGVGLALGAVFVPCAGPVLAAIIVAGSTGQIGVGTIMLTTAFAAGVAVPLLIFALAGRGVVERIRAFRTHERGLRIAAGVAMLGLAVGLIFNVPQALQQLVPDYTAGLQKDLSESDAGESALGLGGLVTDENRQLDNCESGADELAECGTAPAIRGIEQWLNTPNGEPIDIADLKGNVVLIDFWAYSCINCQRAIPHVNAWYEAYADSGLQIIGVHSPEYAFEKNPDNVAAGAKDFGIAYPIALDNSLSTWTAYRNRYWPAHYLIDASGVVRAISFGEGNYATTEMLIRELLEDANPGVALPPATETADETPEIGATTPETFLGSSKDVNYGAAEPYRSGEGSFAFPQEQPADSFALAGDWTIETQFATPTTQSASIRLNFRAAEVRMVLAGSGTIIVRDEDGKERTITVNGTPRSYALVDGSALSSGQLTVEVSPGVEAYSFTFG; from the coding sequence ATGGATCAAATCATTATTGGGTTCTTGGGCGGGCTCATCACCGGAATCTCGCCGTGCATCCTTCCCGTACTACCGGTCATCTTCCTCACCGCCGGGGCCCAATCAGCGAAATTCGAGGGCCAGGATGACGCGATCCCGGCCGGTCGAAGCCGCCCCTACTTCGTGATCCTCGGCCTCATGCTCAGCTTCACTCTCGTGACACTTGTCGGGTCGCTCCTCCTCGGAGCGCTCGGCCTGCCCGCAGACATCATCCGGTGGGCAGGAATTATCGTGCTGATTCTGATCGGCGTCGGACTATTGGTTCCGCAGGTGGAGCGGTTGCTGGAGAAACCGTTCGGCTGGATCCCCTCCAAAAACGTGAAAAACCGCGGCAACGGCTTCGGAGTGGGGCTTGCCCTTGGTGCCGTCTTCGTGCCGTGCGCTGGCCCCGTATTGGCCGCCATTATCGTTGCCGGCTCGACCGGACAAATTGGCGTGGGAACCATCATGCTGACAACAGCATTTGCTGCCGGAGTTGCGGTACCGCTTTTGATCTTTGCGCTCGCAGGACGCGGCGTGGTGGAGCGAATCCGCGCTTTCCGCACCCACGAACGCGGCCTCCGCATTGCGGCTGGTGTTGCCATGTTGGGATTGGCTGTCGGCCTCATCTTCAATGTGCCCCAGGCCCTGCAGCAGCTTGTTCCTGACTACACCGCTGGCCTCCAAAAAGACCTTTCGGAGTCGGACGCCGGAGAGTCCGCGCTCGGGCTTGGTGGGCTCGTCACCGATGAGAATCGTCAGCTCGACAACTGTGAGAGCGGCGCAGATGAACTCGCTGAGTGCGGCACCGCACCCGCGATCCGAGGCATTGAACAGTGGCTCAACACGCCCAATGGTGAACCAATCGACATCGCCGACCTCAAAGGCAACGTCGTCCTGATCGATTTCTGGGCATACTCCTGTATCAATTGCCAGCGCGCCATCCCTCACGTCAACGCGTGGTACGAGGCTTATGCCGACAGCGGGCTCCAGATCATTGGCGTCCATTCCCCGGAGTACGCGTTTGAAAAGAACCCCGACAATGTCGCGGCCGGTGCGAAAGATTTCGGAATTGCCTACCCCATCGCGCTCGACAACTCACTCTCCACCTGGACCGCATATCGCAACCGCTATTGGCCAGCTCACTACCTCATCGACGCGAGTGGCGTGGTGCGAGCCATCTCCTTCGGAGAGGGCAACTATGCCACCACCGAAATGCTGATTCGCGAACTGCTCGAAGACGCCAACCCCGGCGTTGCGTTACCGCCAGCAACGGAAACGGCCGATGAAACTCCCGAGATTGGCGCAACCACACCCGAGACGTTTCTCGGCTCAAGCAAAGATGTCAACTACGGCGCAGCGGAACCATATCGCTCGGGAGAAGGATCGTTCGCCTTTCCGCAGGAGCAGCCTGCCGACTCATTCGCCCTGGCAGGAGATTGGACGATCGAGACGCAATTCGCGACTCCGACCACCCAGTCCGCGAGTATTCGGCTGAACTTCCGTGCCGCAGAGGTGAGGATGGTGCTGGCGGGAAGCGGAACCATCATCGTGCGTGATGAGGATGGCAAGGAACGCACCATCACCGTCAATGGCACCCCGCGGTCCTACGCGCTTGTGGATGGTTCCGCGCTGTCCTCCGGCCAACTCACGGTCGAGGTCTCCCCCGGCGTCGAAGCGTATTCGTTCACTTTTGGGTGA
- a CDS encoding anti-sigma factor: MTENEFAELAAGHALHSLSHEDEVRYRAALIEHPEWERIAIDAEETSAALADGIVDVPPPPALRSELLTRIAATPQHGAPTHNAPEVPLSAPEPAQPRAWRRRLFALAASVVLLVGIGVATTTIMTSLNRPAAVIALEEVRAADDAAHATAELPSGAQATAYWSASLAKAVLVTEGLAELEPGQAYELWLVRGERPISGGVFTTSGGGEATAVVDEPMHDGDVIAVTIEDAGGSPTGLPTTDPIIVIATT; this comes from the coding sequence ATGACAGAGAACGAGTTCGCCGAGCTCGCCGCCGGTCATGCCCTCCACTCGCTCTCTCATGAGGACGAAGTTCGGTACCGCGCAGCGCTCATCGAGCATCCGGAGTGGGAACGGATCGCGATTGACGCCGAGGAGACGAGTGCGGCACTCGCGGATGGCATCGTCGATGTACCGCCGCCGCCCGCGCTGCGAAGTGAGCTTCTCACCCGGATCGCGGCCACGCCGCAACACGGTGCTCCTACCCACAACGCGCCAGAAGTGCCGCTGAGCGCGCCAGAACCGGCGCAGCCACGAGCATGGCGCCGCCGCCTCTTCGCACTCGCCGCAAGCGTGGTGCTCTTGGTCGGCATCGGAGTGGCCACGACGACCATCATGACCAGCTTGAATAGGCCAGCTGCGGTGATCGCGCTGGAAGAAGTGCGTGCCGCAGACGATGCCGCGCACGCTACGGCTGAGCTTCCGTCAGGAGCGCAGGCGACCGCCTACTGGTCTGCCTCACTCGCTAAAGCAGTACTCGTCACCGAGGGCTTGGCGGAGTTGGAACCAGGGCAAGCGTACGAACTTTGGCTGGTTCGCGGCGAGAGACCGATTTCTGGCGGTGTTTTCACGACGAGCGGTGGCGGCGAAGCAACTGCCGTGGTTGACGAGCCCATGCACGACGGCGACGTCATCGCGGTCACGATTGAAGACGCCGGCGGCTCCCCCACCGGCCTGCCAACGACAGATCCCATCATTGTGATCGCAACAACCTAG
- a CDS encoding aminotransferase class IV, whose amino-acid sequence MASTFALLITPVADFDIRDSYADTFSVIDASAPALSVGELSTQRGDGIFESIGVSAKHPQEVMPHLERLAHSARLCDLPAPNTAQWREAIAVAADACGEGEWVIKLILSRGIEHGPTPTAWVTAAPAGDFAKVRSDGVSVVILDRGFDSGAPDRAPWLLLGAKTLSYAVNMAAIREAKRRGADDAVFVSSDGVLLEAPTASLVMRVGDRFVTPKPGAGILHGTTQISVFTFLQDKGYEVAYETLPASSLPRVNAAWLVSSVRLAAPIRSVDGTTLDVDAALTAQLNAYLLSPRD is encoded by the coding sequence ATGGCCAGCACTTTCGCGCTTCTCATCACACCCGTTGCCGACTTCGATATTCGTGACAGCTACGCTGACACGTTCAGCGTGATTGATGCGTCGGCTCCCGCGCTCAGCGTGGGAGAGCTGTCAACGCAGCGCGGCGACGGCATTTTCGAGTCGATTGGTGTTTCTGCGAAGCACCCGCAGGAGGTCATGCCACACCTGGAACGCCTCGCGCATTCGGCGCGGCTGTGCGATTTGCCCGCACCGAATACGGCACAGTGGCGCGAGGCGATCGCCGTGGCGGCTGACGCGTGCGGTGAGGGGGAGTGGGTCATCAAACTCATCCTGAGCCGTGGCATCGAGCACGGCCCCACACCCACCGCGTGGGTGACCGCTGCCCCCGCCGGAGACTTCGCGAAGGTGCGCAGCGACGGTGTTTCCGTCGTCATACTCGACCGCGGATTCGACAGCGGCGCCCCCGACCGCGCACCGTGGCTGTTGCTTGGTGCGAAGACGCTGTCGTATGCCGTAAACATGGCGGCGATCCGCGAGGCCAAGCGCCGCGGCGCCGACGATGCAGTATTTGTGTCGTCTGACGGCGTTCTGCTTGAAGCACCGACAGCGTCGCTCGTGATGCGCGTGGGCGACCGATTCGTGACGCCCAAGCCGGGTGCGGGCATTCTGCACGGAACCACGCAGATCAGCGTCTTCACGTTCTTGCAGGACAAGGGCTACGAGGTTGCCTACGAAACGCTCCCGGCCTCGTCCCTCCCGCGCGTTAACGCGGCCTGGCTGGTGTCGTCGGTACGCCTGGCCGCCCCGATTCGGTCTGTCGACGGCACGACGCTCGACGTTGACGCCGCACTCACCGCTCAGCTCAACGCGTACCTCCTCTCACCCCGCGACTAA